A window of Oncorhynchus nerka isolate Pitt River linkage group LG4, Oner_Uvic_2.0, whole genome shotgun sequence contains these coding sequences:
- the zgc:55461 gene encoding beta-tubulin family protein: MREIVHLQAGQCGNQIGAKFWEVISDEHGIDPTGTYHGDSDLQLERINVYYNEATGGKYVPRAVLVDLEPGTMDSVRSGPFGQIFRPDNFVFGQSGAGNNWAKGHYTEGAELVDSVLDVVRKEAESCDCLQGFQLTHSLGGGTGSGMGTLLISKIREEYPDRIMNTFSVVPSPKVSDTVVEPYNATLSVHQLVENTDETYCIDNEALYDICFRTLKLTTPTYGDLNHLVSATMSGVTTCLRFPGQLNADLRKLAVNMVPFPRLHFFMPGFAPLTSRGSQQYRALTVPELTQQMFDAKNMMAACDPRHGRYLTVAAVFRGRMSMKEVDEQMLNVQNKNSSYFVEWIPNNVKTAVCDIPPRGLKMAATFIGNSTAIQELFKRISEQFTAMFRRKAFLHWYTGEGMDEMEFTEAESNMNDLVSEYQQYQDATAEEEGEFEEEGEEELA, translated from the exons ATGAGGGAAATTGTGCATTTGCAGGCTGGTCAGTGCGGCAACCAAATTGGAGCAAAG TTCTGGGAAGTGATTAGTGACGAACATGGCATCGACCCCACTGGCACATACCATGGGGACAGTGACCTTCAGCTGGAGAGAATTAATGTGTATTACAATGAAGCCACGG GAGGCAAGTATGTCCCCCGTGCGGTGTTAGTGGACTTGGAGCCTGGTACAATGGACTCTGTGAGGTCGGGTCCCTTTGGACAGATCTTCCGACCAGACAACTTCGTCTTCG GCCAAAGTGGAGCTGGAAACAACTGGGCCAAGGGCCACTACACAGAGGGAGCAGAGCTGGTGGACTCTGTTCTGGATGTGGTGAGGAAAGAGGCAGAGAGCTGTGACTGTTTACAGGGTTTCCAGCTCACCCACTCCCTGGGCGGGGGCACAGGTTCGGGCATGGGCACCCTGCTCATCAGCAAAATCCGCGAGGAGTACCCCGATCGTATCATGAACACGTTCAGTGTAGTGCCCTCGCCCAAAGTATCAGACACTGTGGTGGAGCCCTACAATGCCACCCTGTCAGTCCACCAgctagtagagaacacagacGAGACCTACTGTATTGACAACGAGGCTCTGTATGACATCTGCTTCCGTACCCTTAAACTTACCACGCCCACCTATGGCGACCTCAACCACCTGGTGTCAGCCACCATGAGCGGGGTCACCACTTGCTTGCGCTTCCCTGGCCAGCTCAATGCTGACCTCCGTAAACTGGCTGTCAACATGGTGCCCTTCCCCCGTCTCCACTTCTTCATGCCGGGCTTCGCCCCCCTGACCAGCAGGGGGAGCCAGCAGTACAGGGCCCTCACTGTGCCCGAGCTCACCCAGCAGATGTTCGATGCCAAGAACATGATGGCAGCTTGCGACCCACGTCACGGCCGTTACCTCACCGTAGCTGCAGTGTTCAGGGGCCGCATGTCCATGAAGGAGGTGGATGAGCAGATGCTGAACGTCCAGAACAAGAACAGCAGCTACTTTGTCGAATGGATCCCCAACAACGTCAAGACCGCTGTCTGCGACATTCCTCCCCGCGGCCTCAAGATGGCCGCCACCTTCATCGGCAACAGCACGGCCATCCAGGAGCTGTTTAAGCGCATCTCCGAGCAGTTCACCGCCATGTTCCGTCGTAAGGCCTTCCTCCATTGGTACACCGGGGAAGGTATGGACGAGATGGAGTTCACTGAGGCTGAGAGCAACATGAACGACCTGGTGTCTGAGTACCAGCAGTACCAGGACGCCACCGCCGAGGAGGAGGGAGAGtttgaggaggaaggagaggaggagctggCGTAG